One window from the genome of Elaeis guineensis isolate ETL-2024a chromosome 5, EG11, whole genome shotgun sequence encodes:
- the LOC105046036 gene encoding LOW QUALITY PROTEIN: proline-rich receptor-like protein kinase PERK3 (The sequence of the model RefSeq protein was modified relative to this genomic sequence to represent the inferred CDS: inserted 1 base in 1 codon) — protein sequence MLRRDCYDLSLLLHLLLLLLLTPILGSNATCPYDLDSASRLIPAMCYANATATAAASSTTTGCCWFVFAAYIYAAIRHANLTGNAFLPDPTASACATTFSASLISRGLVRPSLLNSSDTCNLSGNLAAGERPCLYPTVSAIRSATDLSNASRLCTTSRSDLSIDQPACVDCQNAVIAATFDLLNFTNSKDFVPCGMAATIGIWSPAARPLHRFRSYALCMLEILENVGSLGTSNLIPSPPPPRPSAPSASPIPTSSSSSRSIKIAAGSAAAGVTSIALIVFLAVLIHRSRRRSIDDDADRTVTIESPLPTDGLYIFTKAELRQATAGYDDGLLLGEGGAGRVYLGKLPSGQHVAIKRIYREKKLAEFYSEVEILAKLRHRNLTTLVGYCIASREHALVYEYMAGGNLSRALFHSELTWHRRVQIAVDVAEGLAYLHELPEGAVVHRDVKPTNVLLAESGVAKLSDFGVSRIVPTDGTHVSTEVRGTTGYVDPDSFSVGHVSEASDVYSFGVVLLELVTGTRAVVPTPTGGXESIVHRAQEVMMRGGSDGDAGVESIVDPRLGEWDRVSVGAAFRLACRCVRPYKSERPRMTEVLVVLKGILADLEARLGLYGDVVSSGPSTEEPTSESWVRAWSL from the exons ATGCTCCGCCGGGACTGCTAcgacctctctctcctcctccacctcctcctcctcctcctcctcacgcCCATCCTCGGCTCCAACGCCACGTGCCCCTACGACCTCGACTCCGCCTCCCGCCTCATCCCCGCCATGTGCTACGCCAACGCCACCGCCACCGCCGCCGCTAGCTCCACCACCACCGGTTGCTGCTGGTTCGTCTTCGCCGCCTACATCTACGCCGCCATCCGCCACGCCAACCTCACCGGTAACGCCTTCCTCCCCGACCCCACCGCCTCCGCCTGCGCCACCACCTTCTCCGCCTCCCTCATCAGCCGTGGCCTCGTCCGCCCCTCCCTCCTCAACTCCAGCGACACCTGCAACCTCTCCGGCAACCTCGCCGCCGGCGAACGCCCCTGCCTTTACCCCACCGTCTCCGCCATCCGCTCTGCCACCGACCTCTCCAACGCCTCCCGCCTCTGCACCACCTCCCGATCCGACCTCTCCATCGACCAGCCCGCCTGCGTCGACTGCCAGAACGCCGTGATCGCCGCCACCTTCGACCTCCTCAACTTCACCAACAGCAAGGATTTCGTCCCCTGCGGCATGGCCGCCACCATCGGCATCTGGTCTCCCGCCGCCCGTCCCCTTCATCGCTTCCGCTCCTACGCCCTCTGCATGCTCGAAATTCTCGAGAACGTCGGCAGTCTCGGCACCAGCAATCtcatcccctcccctccccctccccgGCCGTCGGCCCCCTCCGCGTCCCCGATTCccacctcctcctcatcctccagaTCCATCAAGATCGCCGCCGGATCCGCCGCCGCGGGAGTCACCTCCATCGCCCTCATTGTCTTCCTCGCCGTCCTGATCCATCGCTCCCGGCGACGATCGATCGACGACGACGCAGATCGGACGGTCACGATCGAATCTCCACTCCCCACCGACGGCCTCTACATCTTCACCAAGGCGGAGCTCCGCCAGGCGACTGCCGGCTACGACGACGGCCTCCTTCTCGGCGAGGGCGGCGCTGGGCGGGTCTATCTGGGAAAACTCCCTTCCGGCCAACACGTGGCGATCAAACGCATCTACCGCGAGAAAAAACTCGCCGAGTTCTACAGTGAAGTCGAGATCCTCGCCAAACTCCGTCACCGGAATCTAACGACGTTAGTCGGGTACTGCATCGCGAGTCGTGAGCACGCGCTGGTCTACGAGTACATGGCCGGCGGGAACCTCTCCCGCGCGCTGTTCCACAGCGAGTTGACGTGGCACCGTCGAGTACAGATCGCCGTCGACGTCGCCGAGGGATTGGCGTACCTCCACGAGTTACCCGAGGGGGCCGTGGTCCACCGGGACGTGAAGCCGACCAACGTCCTCCTCGCGGAGTCCGGCGTCGCCAAGCTCTCCGACTTCGGCGTGTCAAGGATCGTTCCGACGGATGGGACCCACGTGTCGACCGAGGTGAGAGGAACCACGGGATACGTAGACCCGGATAGCTTCTCCGTGGGCCACGTGTCCGAGGCGTCGGACGTGTACAGCTTCGGCGTCGTACTGTTAGAGCTGGTGACGGGGACGCGGGCGGTTGTCCCCACGCCGACAGGGG CGGAGTCCATCGTCCACAGGGCGCAGGAGGTGATGATGCGTGGTGGATCAGACGGTGATGCAGGCGTGGAGTCTATCGTGGACCCGAGGCTGGGGGAGTGGGACCGGGTTTCGGTGGGTGCGGCGTTCAGGCTAGCGTGCCGGTGCGTGCGTCCGTATAAAAGCGAGCGGCCGCGGATGACGGAGGTGCTCGTGGTGCTCAAGGGGATCCTCGCGGATCTGGAGGCCAGGTTGGGTTTATACGGAGACGTGGTTTCATCAGGACCGTCGACGGAGGAACCAACGAGCGAGTCCTGGGTCCGTGCGTGGTCGTTGTGA